A genomic region of Colletotrichum destructivum chromosome 5, complete sequence contains the following coding sequences:
- a CDS encoding Putative quinolinate phosphoribosyl transferase, aldolase-type TIM barrel — MEDVPLEHGSLEHLLPPSWKSVVTAWLAEDTPSFDYGGFVVGGDQRTATLWGKSGGIVAGRPFVDEVFAQCGCAVEWHVREGSHIELRGHGEGAVRGKMRVATVTGPARGVLLGERVALNLLARCSGVASMTRGMLVNLRAAGYAGVLAGTRKTTPGFRLVEKYGMLVGGADAHRMDLSSMIMLKDNHVWSKGSITDAVRAAKSVGGFSLKVEVEVRSEDEADEAIAAGADVVMLDNFTGDGVKVAARSLKERWAGKKHFLVEVSGGLTLDNVENYVCNDVDILSTSAIHQGVPHIDFSLKIEV; from the exons ATGGAAGACGTCCCGCTCGAGCATGGCTCCCTCGagcacctcctcccccccagcTGGAAATCCGTCGTCACCGCCTGGCTCGCCGAGGACACCCCGAGCTTCGActacggcggcttcgtcgtcggcggcgaccagcGCACCGCCACCCTCTGGGGCAAGTCCGGCGGCATTGTCGCCGGCCGCcccttcgtcgacgaggtctttgcccagtGCGGCTGCGCCGTCGAGTGGCACGTCCGCGAAGGGTCGCACATTGAGCTCCGCGGccacggcgagggcgccgtgCGCGGCAAGATGCGCGTCGCCACCGTCACCGGCCCCGCGcgcggcgtcctcctcggtgagCGCGTCGCCCTGaacctcctcgcccgctgCTCCGGCGTCGCCAGCATGACGCGCGGCATGCTCGTCAACCTCCGCGCCGCGGGCTACGCCGGCGTGCTGGCCGGCACCCGCAAGACGACGCCAGGcttccgcctcgtcgagaagtacggcatgctcgtcggcggcgccgacgcccaccGCATGGACCTCAGCTCCATGATCATGCTCAAGGACAACCACGTCTGGAGCAAGGGCAGCATAACCGACGCCGTGCGCGCCGCCAAGAGCGTCGGTGGCTTCAGCctcaaggtcgaggtcgaggtccggagcgaggacgaggccgacgaggccatcgccgccggcgccgacgtcgtcatgCTCGACAACTtcaccggcgacggcgtcaaggtcgccgcccgcAGCCTCAAGGAGAGGTGGGCCGGCAAGAAGCACTTTTTGGTCGAGGTCTCGGGCGGCCTGACCCTGGACAATGTCGAGAATTACGTGTGCAACG ATGTGGACATTCTCTCAACGAGCGCCATCCACCAGGGCGTGCCGCACATTGACTTTTCGCTCAAGATCGAGGTCTAG
- a CDS encoding Putative major facilitator, sugar transporter, major facilitator superfamily — MSHAPDVEGDLKSKLGVSHVEHSNADYTRNIEARIRNPLLGISKPDLVAQVDAFCREFGFPDKQDVFLRGALAAQHPDLYESLDELTDDDRRALGREVTHRWHLPRDLYLSVALCSLGSAIQGWDNTGANGANLSFPREFGIDGPDHQALVGVVNAAPTLFGLISAWAADPINDRLGRRGTIFLTGLFCVFPVLAQAFTRNWWGLLLCRLFMGLGMGVKISTIPVYSAEVAPAAVRGGIVTSFQLWVAFGIFVGFCSNLVWYRIGDLAWRFQLGAAFAPAVPVLIFVWFCPESPRWLMKKGRYQDSFRSFCRLRNTEMMAARDLYYAHRQLIVEKDAFGGRTLVRRMADLLTVPRLRRATLASSWIVVSQQFSGINIMAFYSSTIFEQAGYSTRNCLLASMGFGLVVFVFAFPAVYVMDTFGRRNLLLVTFPNMAWCLLAAGLCFLMDQGSSARVPLIAFFIYLFAAMYGPGIGPLPSIYFSEAFPLSHREIGSAFTICVNNAIGSALTLTFPELLHRIGPTRAFGLYAGLNMLAFVVIFFLIPETKQRTLEELDYIFGVPTRRHAAYQVRTWLPWVVRRYVFFERSAKLEPLYHLE; from the exons ATGTCTCACGCTCCcgatgtcgagggcgaccTCAAGTCCAAACTCGGTGTAAGCCACGTCGAGCACAGCAACGCCGATTACACCAGAAACATCGAAGCCAG gaTCCGCAACcccctcctcggcatctccaAGCCCGACCTGGTCGCCCAGGTCGATGCCTTCTGCCGCGAGTTCGGCTTCCCCGACAAGCAGGACGTCTTCCTGCGCGgggccctcgccgcccaacACCCGGACTTGTACGAGtcgctcgacgagctcaccgacgacgacaggcGCGCTCTCGGCCGCGAGGTCACCCACCGGTGGCACCTCCCGCGCGACCTCTACCTCAGCGTCGCCCTCTGCTCCCTCGGGTCCGCCATCCAGGGGTGGGACAACACGGGCGCCAACGGCGCCAACCTCTCGTTCCCGCGCGAGTTCGGCATCGACGGCCCCGATCAccaggccctcgtcggcgtcgtcaacgccgcgCCCACCCTCTTCGGCCTCATCAGCGCCTGGGCCGCCGACCCCATCaacgaccgcctcggccgccgcggcacCATCTTCCTGACGGGCCTGTTCTGCGTCTtccccgtcctcgcccaggccttcacccgcaactgGTGGGGCCTCCTGCTCTGCCGCCTCTTCATGGGCCTGGGCATGGGCGTCAAGATCTCCACCATCCCCGTCTactcggccgaggtcgcccccgccgccgtccgcggcggcatcgtcacGAGCTTTCAGCTGTGGGTCGCCTTTGGCATCTTCGTCGGCTTCTGCTCCAACCTGGTCTGGTACCGCATCGGGGACCTGGCCTGGCGGttccagctcggcgccgccttcgccccGGCCGTCCCCGTCCTGATCTTTGTGTGGTTCTGTCCCG AATCGCCGCGCTGGCTGATGAAAAAGGGTCGCTACCAAGACTCGTTCCGGTCCTTCTGCCGCCTGCGGAACACCGAGATGATGGCCGCCAGGGACCTGTACTACGCCCACAGGCAGCtcatcgtcgagaaggacgccTTCGGCGGCCGGACCCTCGTGCGGCGCATGGCCGACCTGCTCACCGTCCCTCGCCTGCGCAGGGCCACGCTCGCCTCGTCCTGGATCGTCGTCTCCCAGCAGTTCAGCGGCATCAACATCATGGCCTTTTACTCGTCCACCATCTTCGAGCAGGCCGGCTACTCCACGCGCAACTGCCTGCTGGCCTCCATgggcttcggcctcgtcgtcttcgtcttcgcgTTCCCGGCCGTCTACGTCATGGACACCTTTGGCCGGAGGAACCTGCTGCTGGTCACCTTTCCCAACATGGCGTGGTGTCTCCTCGCCGCGGGCCTCTGCTTCTTGATGGATCAGGGCTCCAGCGCCAGGGTTCCGCTGATTGCCTTCTTCATCTACCTCTTCGCGGCCATGTACGGGCCCG GCATCGGCCCTCTGCCGTCCATCTACTTCTCAGAGGCTTTCCCCCTGTCTCACAGAGAGATCGGTTCGGCGTTCACAATCTGCGTAAACAACGCAATCGGCAGCGCCCTCACCCTGACGTTCCCCGAGCTGCTGCACAGGATCGGGCCAACCAGGGCCTTTGGCCTGTACGCCGGCCTGAACATGCTGGCCTTtgtcgtcatcttcttcctgaTCCCGGAGACCAA ACAACGGAcgttggaggagctggatTACATCTTTGGGGTCCCTACACGCCGACACGCCGCTTACCAGGTCCGCACGTGGTTGCCTTGGGTCGTGAGAAGATACGTTTTCTTCGAGAGGAGTGCCAAGCTTGAACCACTTTATCATCTTGAGTAA